A genomic stretch from Marinobacter fonticola includes:
- the smc gene encoding chromosome segregation protein SMC — translation MRLKSIKLAGFKSFVDPTTVPFPSNMTAVVGPNGCGKSNIIDAVRWVMGESSAKYLRGESMTDVIFNGSSARKPVGQASIELVFDNADGSAPGEFVKFTEISVKRRVSREGQSEYFLNGSKCRRRDITDLFLGTGLGPRSYAIIEQGMISRLIEAKPEELRTYIEEAAGISKYKERRRETENRIRRTTENLERLTDLRDELGRQLQHLQRQAQAAERYKTLKQEERQKKAELTVLRWQSLDRELQKARERTRDTELELERLLTERVNLETRLEGLREDHQERTEHFNKAQARYYEAGADIARIEQSLEHQRERSRQMAAELDQALANQRELAEELGADEEKMHSVGEELAILEPEREELAARSEASADALHDAEQAMGDWQQEWESFSSRASEARQRAELAQSRIRATEDAIDSLKTRLQRLTDERELLEGQINREELDELREQREILAMRREEAQEQIEAASLDLQTARDQQGDVETESSDLRERLQTARANLTSQEALLAEQLGSNDDALQTWLQDKQLADCPRYAQQIKATGAWAYAVEQVLGSFTQSVCVDAVDSLAGMLGNAPRGLSLVMPGAVEQRATPGRLSGEVRESGGLHGFLDSIHTADTLDDALARRDGLAPHESLLTREGIWMGRHWLKTPASDEGQVGVIARQEKVEALSEDVAELTERWQLSSERLTDLKERTQAAEMQRDDAQQRLSEVDRELSAIGSRTSGLEARAEQIESRLGRIDDDTTDVREQLEAERGKLEDVSSVWQEALNATEDHANEKESLLNRRDSVRERLDQMRHQARHDRDHAHQVELQIQSLQSQHSGLKQTLDRMQLQRERLEERIMVLKENRESAEEPIEDLSLQLEGLLDRRLAEEEKLGSARDSLEEIDSQVRALEQNRSRIEHQIQDIRASLEKVKMESQALEIRSSNHLEQLQELNVKLSEILETLPEDATDQVWSEELERIAGRIQRLGAINLAAIDEYQVQSERKTYLDTQHEDLIEALDTLETAIRKIDRETRQRFKETFDKVNGGLQALFPKVFGGGNAYLELTGEDLLETGVTIMARPPGKKNSTIHLLSGGEKALTAIALVFSIFQLNPAPFCMLDEVDAPLDDANVGRYANMVKEMASQVQFIYITHNKIAMEMADKLMGVTMHEPGCSRLVSVDVEEAAALAEA, via the coding sequence ATGCGTCTTAAATCAATCAAGCTCGCCGGTTTCAAGTCCTTCGTCGACCCGACGACGGTGCCTTTCCCATCGAACATGACCGCCGTTGTCGGCCCCAATGGCTGCGGTAAATCGAATATTATCGACGCGGTCCGCTGGGTCATGGGTGAAAGTTCCGCCAAGTATTTGCGTGGCGAATCGATGACCGACGTTATCTTCAACGGGTCCAGTGCGCGCAAGCCGGTGGGCCAGGCCTCCATCGAACTGGTATTCGACAATGCCGACGGCTCCGCACCGGGAGAGTTCGTCAAGTTCACCGAGATTTCCGTCAAACGCCGGGTTTCTCGCGAAGGGCAGTCGGAATACTTCCTTAACGGTTCCAAATGCCGCCGTCGGGATATTACCGATCTGTTCCTCGGTACGGGGCTGGGACCGCGCAGTTACGCGATAATCGAACAGGGTATGATCTCCCGCCTGATTGAAGCCAAGCCGGAAGAATTGCGGACCTATATCGAGGAAGCGGCGGGTATTTCCAAGTATAAAGAGCGGCGTCGGGAAACCGAAAATCGCATTCGCCGGACCACGGAGAATCTCGAGCGCCTCACCGACTTGCGTGACGAGTTGGGGCGGCAACTTCAGCATCTGCAGCGCCAGGCCCAGGCCGCGGAACGTTACAAGACACTCAAGCAGGAAGAAAGACAGAAAAAGGCCGAGTTGACGGTACTGCGTTGGCAGTCTTTGGACCGCGAACTGCAGAAAGCCCGTGAACGCACGCGCGATACCGAGCTTGAGCTGGAACGCCTGCTTACCGAACGCGTCAATCTAGAAACCCGGCTTGAGGGACTGCGCGAAGACCATCAGGAACGCACCGAGCATTTCAACAAAGCCCAGGCGCGTTACTACGAGGCGGGTGCCGATATCGCGCGGATCGAGCAAAGCCTGGAGCATCAGCGTGAACGATCCCGCCAAATGGCTGCGGAGCTGGATCAGGCTCTGGCCAATCAGCGCGAGCTGGCAGAGGAACTGGGCGCCGACGAAGAGAAGATGCATAGCGTCGGAGAGGAATTGGCGATACTCGAGCCTGAGCGTGAAGAGTTGGCCGCCCGGTCGGAAGCCTCGGCAGACGCCTTGCACGACGCTGAGCAGGCCATGGGCGACTGGCAGCAGGAATGGGAAAGCTTCAGCAGCCGCGCCTCGGAAGCACGCCAGCGTGCCGAACTTGCTCAATCCCGTATCCGTGCGACTGAAGATGCCATAGATAGCCTTAAGACCCGTTTGCAGCGTCTGACCGACGAGCGGGAGCTGTTGGAAGGGCAAATCAACCGGGAAGAACTCGACGAGCTGCGCGAACAACGCGAAATACTGGCGATGCGTCGAGAGGAAGCGCAAGAGCAAATCGAAGCTGCCAGTCTGGATTTGCAGACAGCTCGGGATCAACAGGGCGACGTCGAAACCGAAAGTAGCGATCTGCGCGAGCGGTTGCAGACCGCACGCGCCAATTTGACCTCCCAGGAAGCGCTGCTGGCCGAGCAGCTGGGTAGCAACGACGATGCCTTGCAGACGTGGTTGCAGGACAAGCAATTGGCCGATTGCCCGCGCTATGCACAGCAGATCAAGGCAACTGGCGCCTGGGCGTATGCTGTGGAACAAGTTTTAGGGAGCTTCACTCAGAGTGTTTGTGTCGACGCCGTCGATTCCCTGGCCGGCATGTTAGGCAATGCCCCACGAGGCTTGTCGCTGGTGATGCCCGGCGCCGTGGAACAGCGTGCCACACCGGGGCGGCTTTCCGGTGAAGTCCGGGAATCCGGCGGTTTACATGGGTTTCTCGATTCCATCCATACCGCAGATACACTGGACGATGCGTTGGCCCGGCGGGATGGCCTGGCGCCGCACGAGAGCCTGCTAACCCGGGAAGGGATCTGGATGGGGCGCCACTGGCTGAAAACGCCGGCGTCCGACGAAGGGCAGGTGGGAGTGATCGCGCGCCAGGAAAAGGTTGAGGCCCTCAGCGAAGACGTTGCCGAATTGACCGAACGTTGGCAGTTGTCCAGCGAGCGACTGACCGATCTTAAAGAGCGGACACAGGCGGCGGAGATGCAGCGTGACGATGCGCAGCAGCGACTTTCGGAGGTTGATCGGGAGCTTAGCGCTATTGGTTCGCGCACGAGTGGACTGGAAGCCCGCGCCGAACAAATCGAATCGCGCCTGGGACGTATCGATGACGACACCACGGATGTCCGCGAGCAGCTTGAGGCAGAGCGCGGGAAACTCGAGGATGTGAGCTCGGTATGGCAGGAGGCGCTTAACGCTACCGAAGACCATGCCAACGAAAAGGAATCGCTCCTTAATCGTCGGGACTCGGTGCGGGAAAGACTTGATCAGATGCGACACCAGGCCCGCCATGATCGTGATCACGCCCACCAGGTGGAATTGCAGATCCAGTCGCTGCAAAGCCAGCATAGCGGTCTGAAACAGACTCTCGACCGCATGCAGCTGCAAAGAGAACGCCTGGAAGAGCGCATCATGGTGTTGAAGGAAAACCGCGAGAGTGCCGAGGAGCCCATCGAGGATTTGTCTCTGCAACTCGAAGGCCTGCTGGATCGCCGTCTGGCGGAAGAGGAGAAACTGGGCTCGGCCCGGGATTCGCTGGAGGAAATCGACAGCCAGGTGCGGGCGTTGGAGCAGAATCGCAGCCGTATCGAGCACCAGATTCAGGACATTCGCGCCAGTCTGGAGAAGGTCAAGATGGAGTCCCAGGCACTGGAAATCCGTTCCAGCAACCATTTGGAGCAGCTACAGGAACTGAACGTCAAGCTCAGTGAAATCCTGGAAACGTTGCCTGAGGACGCAACCGATCAGGTGTGGTCCGAAGAGTTGGAGCGCATCGCCGGACGCATCCAGCGCCTGGGTGCCATCAATCTCGCGGCAATCGACGAATATCAGGTTCAGAGCGAGCGTAAGACCTACTTGGACACGCAGCACGAGGACTTGATCGAAGCGCTGGACACCCTGGAAACGGCGATCCGCAAAATCGACCGTGAAACCCGCCAACGCTTCAAGGAAACCTTCGACAAGGTGAACGGTGGACTGCAAGCCCTGTTCCCGAAGGTGTTTGGTGGTGGCAATGCCTACCTGGAACTCACCGGCGAAGATTTGCTGGAAACCGGCGTGACGATTATGGCGCGGCCGCCGGGCAAGAAGAACAGTACGATCCATTTGCTTTCCGGTGGCGAAAAGGCGCTGACGGCCATCGCGCTGGTGTTCTCCATCTTCCAGTTGAATCCGGCGCCGTTCTGTATGCTTGACGAGGTCGATGCGCCGCTAGACGACGCCAATGTGGGCCGTTACGCCAACATGGTGAAGGAAATGGCATCCCAGGTGCAGTTCATTTATATCACCCACAATAAGATCGCCATGGAAATGGCCGACAAGCTGATGGGGGTGACCATGCATGAACCGGGGTGTTCGCGACTGGTGTCGGTTGATGTGGAAGAGGCCGCCGCGCTGGCCGAGGCCTAA
- a CDS encoding GntR family transcriptional regulator: protein MRFQAPESLSEQIAQHLGQRIIVGQLRPGDRIQELRIAGELDVSRGSVRESLLILERRHLIEIFPRKGAVVSQLTPEWVNSLYDIYIELLSMLARRLVYATEGTDLLPLVNQVRSLNTMIDTGDQPNEGIIDAGFEIMRLAYRIVDNPFLEETLENFKPAISRTYYLAMDHFRGEIAETRRFFAKLAEAAAERDPERMAGAIRTFGEHQRKLVLRTLQTEDNAARHG, encoded by the coding sequence ATGCGGTTTCAAGCGCCAGAAAGCCTTTCCGAACAGATTGCTCAGCATCTAGGTCAGCGCATTATTGTTGGCCAGCTACGTCCGGGTGATCGGATTCAGGAGCTTCGCATCGCCGGCGAACTGGACGTCAGTCGAGGGTCTGTGCGTGAATCGCTCTTGATACTGGAACGGCGCCACCTGATCGAAATTTTCCCGCGAAAGGGCGCCGTGGTTTCCCAGTTGACACCCGAATGGGTGAACAGCCTCTACGACATTTATATTGAATTGCTAAGCATGCTGGCGCGGCGCCTGGTTTACGCCACTGAAGGTACGGATCTTTTGCCTTTGGTTAACCAGGTCCGGTCGCTGAATACAATGATCGACACTGGCGATCAACCCAACGAGGGTATTATCGACGCGGGTTTCGAGATTATGCGGCTCGCTTACCGCATCGTGGACAATCCCTTCCTCGAAGAAACGCTGGAAAATTTCAAGCCTGCAATCAGTCGCACCTATTATCTGGCGATGGATCATTTCCGGGGCGAGATTGCCGAAACCCGTCGCTTCTTTGCAAAGCTGGCCGAGGCTGCCGCCGAGCGGGACCCGGAAAGGATGGCCGGAGCCATCCGGACGTTCGGCGAGCATCAGCGGAAATTGGTGCTCCGCACCCTACAAACCGAAGACAACGCTGCCCGCCACGGATAA
- a CDS encoding YciI family protein, whose product MKYLALVYYDESIVKGMSSEEWASLNRECLACVDNLQTQGHFLAGQALQPVETASTVRVRDGKATIIDGPFAETKEQLAGFYMLDARDLNEALQLAQKIPPARLGSVEIRPVREIEPFADATFTDDRPWREGAG is encoded by the coding sequence ATGAAATACCTGGCACTGGTTTACTACGATGAGAGCATCGTCAAAGGGATGTCGAGCGAGGAGTGGGCATCACTCAACCGTGAATGTCTGGCTTGTGTCGATAACCTGCAGACCCAAGGCCACTTCCTGGCCGGTCAAGCGTTACAGCCCGTGGAGACGGCATCCACCGTGCGTGTGCGGGACGGCAAGGCGACCATCATCGACGGCCCGTTCGCCGAAACCAAGGAGCAGTTAGCCGGTTTCTACATGCTCGACGCCCGGGACCTGAACGAGGCGCTGCAATTGGCGCAGAAGATTCCGCCGGCCCGTCTAGGCTCTGTCGAGATCCGACCGGTTCGGGAGATTGAGCCATTTGCCGATGCGACTTTTACCGACGATCGTCCATGGCGCGAGGGTGCCGGTTGA
- a CDS encoding RNA polymerase sigma factor: MRDRIEAIYARDSRRVLATLIRLLGDFELAEEALHEAFVCAVEQWPEKGVPANPSAWLVSTGRFRAIDQIRRRARFERVTRQMGLESAGSIGSIESTDQYEDAEVLEDDQLRLIFTCCHPSLAPEAQVAMTLREVCGLTTEEIARAFLTTPSTLAQRIVRAKNKIRDARIPYEVPGPSQLGERLDEVLNVVYLVFNEGYSASAGETVTRRHLADEAIRLGRRLLELLPEPEVLGLLALMLLHDARRNARMNNDGDLIPLDKQDRALWNRAQIAEGADLVTRALNTRAFGAYTLQAAIAAVHCEAPSAEATDWVQIAGLYEALLQHAHTPVIELNYAVAIAMRDGPAAGLVRVDALLEDRHLRKYHLAHAARADFLRRLDRPEEALAAYEQALSLAEQGPERRFLQARTEQMAALLK, from the coding sequence ATGCGCGACCGTATCGAGGCAATCTACGCCCGGGATTCGCGCCGGGTACTGGCGACGCTGATTCGGCTGCTCGGGGACTTCGAGCTGGCCGAAGAAGCCCTGCACGAAGCATTTGTCTGCGCGGTTGAGCAGTGGCCGGAGAAAGGCGTGCCTGCCAACCCCTCCGCCTGGCTGGTTTCTACCGGCCGCTTCCGCGCCATCGACCAGATTCGCCGGCGTGCGCGTTTCGAAAGGGTGACCCGGCAGATGGGTCTGGAAAGTGCCGGGAGTATTGGGAGTATTGAGAGTACCGACCAGTACGAAGACGCCGAGGTACTGGAGGACGATCAACTGCGGCTGATCTTTACCTGCTGCCACCCCAGTCTGGCGCCAGAAGCGCAGGTCGCCATGACCCTTCGGGAAGTCTGTGGCCTGACGACCGAAGAGATTGCCAGAGCCTTCCTGACCACACCGTCCACGCTGGCCCAGCGTATTGTGCGCGCCAAGAACAAGATCCGTGACGCTCGCATCCCCTACGAAGTACCCGGACCCTCCCAGCTCGGCGAGCGGCTGGATGAGGTTCTAAACGTCGTCTACCTGGTGTTTAACGAAGGGTACTCCGCATCGGCAGGTGAAACCGTGACTCGTCGCCATCTGGCGGATGAAGCTATCCGCTTGGGGCGCCGGCTGCTGGAACTGCTGCCTGAACCCGAGGTGCTGGGTCTGCTGGCGCTCATGCTGCTACACGACGCTCGCCGCAACGCCCGCATGAATAATGACGGCGACCTGATTCCGTTGGATAAGCAAGATCGTGCACTATGGAATAGAGCGCAGATTGCCGAAGGTGCGGACTTGGTGACCCGCGCATTGAATACCCGGGCGTTTGGCGCCTATACCTTGCAAGCGGCTATTGCGGCCGTACATTGCGAAGCTCCCAGCGCCGAGGCGACCGACTGGGTTCAGATCGCCGGGCTGTACGAAGCGCTACTGCAACATGCCCATACCCCCGTTATCGAGCTGAACTACGCGGTCGCAATCGCTATGCGCGACGGGCCGGCTGCGGGGCTCGTGCGGGTCGATGCCTTGCTGGAGGATCGTCACCTGCGTAAGTACCATCTGGCCCATGCTGCGCGGGCGGATTTTCTGCGCCGTCTCGATAGGCCGGAGGAGGCGTTGGCCGCCTACGAGCAGGCCCTAAGTCTGGCCGAGCAAGGACCGGAGCGTCGCTTCCTTCAGGCTCGCACCGAACAAATGGCAGCGCTGCTTAAATAA
- the dbpA gene encoding ATP-dependent RNA helicase DbpA encodes MSDFSQLRLRSDLLGNLASLGYEAMTPIQAASLPHVLNGRDVIAQARTGSGKTAAFGLGLLDKLDVERFRIQSLVLCPTRELADQVARELRKLARAIHNIKILTLCGGQPIGPQIGSLEHGAHIIVGTPGRVGDHIRKGTLQLDHVAMLVLDEADRMLDMGFQDELDSIVGQLPASRQTLLFSATYPEQIASIAERVMHDPERIEVETSHSGQSIQQRFYPVNNDDERIEGLRLLLIKHRPDSAIVFCNTKVETETVADALRSIGFTALPLHGDLEQKARDLVLVRFANKSATVLVATDVAARGLDIDDLDAVFNFHVARDLDVHVHRIGRTGRAGSTGLAFTFFSEKERYKIDALAERTGIKIKEASLPAANQRNQTTYKPPMVTLQIDGGKKQKVRPGDILGALTGEDGVPGKAVGKINVTDTNAFVAVTRDHAKQALAKLSSGKLKGRSFRARRI; translated from the coding sequence ATGTCCGATTTTAGCCAGCTTCGACTACGTTCCGATCTGCTGGGCAACCTTGCGTCGCTGGGCTATGAAGCCATGACTCCCATCCAAGCAGCCAGTCTGCCGCATGTCCTGAACGGCCGCGATGTTATCGCCCAAGCTCGCACGGGCTCGGGCAAAACGGCCGCCTTTGGACTCGGGCTGCTCGATAAGCTCGATGTCGAGCGTTTCCGCATTCAGTCACTGGTGCTCTGTCCCACGCGGGAGCTGGCGGATCAGGTGGCCCGGGAATTACGCAAGCTGGCGCGCGCCATCCACAACATTAAAATTCTGACGCTGTGCGGTGGACAGCCCATAGGTCCACAGATCGGCTCCCTGGAGCATGGCGCGCACATCATTGTCGGTACGCCGGGTCGTGTTGGCGACCATATCCGCAAAGGCACGCTTCAACTCGATCATGTTGCGATGCTGGTGCTGGACGAGGCGGACCGAATGCTGGATATGGGCTTCCAGGATGAATTGGACTCGATCGTAGGACAGCTTCCGGCCTCCCGCCAAACGCTGTTGTTCAGCGCGACCTATCCCGAGCAGATTGCGAGTATTGCCGAGCGCGTCATGCACGACCCGGAGCGCATCGAGGTCGAAACCAGCCATTCCGGTCAGTCGATCCAGCAGCGTTTCTATCCCGTCAACAACGACGACGAGCGGATTGAAGGGCTTCGTTTGCTGTTGATAAAGCATCGCCCGGATTCGGCCATCGTATTCTGCAACACGAAGGTGGAGACAGAAACGGTTGCCGATGCGCTTCGCAGTATCGGCTTTACGGCCTTGCCACTGCACGGCGACCTGGAGCAAAAAGCCCGAGACCTGGTGCTGGTGCGGTTCGCCAACAAGAGCGCGACGGTCTTGGTGGCCACGGATGTCGCTGCACGTGGACTGGATATCGACGATCTCGACGCCGTATTCAATTTTCATGTGGCGCGCGACCTGGATGTACACGTTCACCGGATTGGCCGGACAGGCCGGGCGGGGAGCACCGGGCTGGCATTCACCTTCTTTTCGGAGAAGGAGCGGTACAAAATCGATGCACTGGCGGAACGAACCGGCATAAAGATTAAAGAGGCCAGTCTTCCCGCGGCCAATCAGCGCAATCAGACCACTTACAAGCCACCGATGGTGACCTTGCAGATCGATGGTGGTAAAAAACAGAAAGTGAGGCCCGGCGATATTCTCGGCGCCCTGACCGGTGAGGACGGAGTACCCGGTAAAGCCGTCGGCAAAATAAATGTTACGGATACAAATGCCTTTGTCGCCGTAACGCGTGACCATGCAAAACAGGCACTTGCCAAGCTTTCTTCAGGTAAGCTGAAAGGTCGTTCGTTCCGGGCCAGGCGTATATAA
- a CDS encoding GGDEF domain-containing protein, giving the protein MPSTPSHLSSNARQREQALADLERLSRAWQNDNDVFARLCRRLITTLELNELIAIFAEELRSVVPFDRLTYSHSIAGIPIELAAGQGGNHRCEYSLTMAGENFGTLRVFRRMRFAEQELTVIEQMLGSAIHAIRNGCHHESVRRAALTDVVTGIPNKRAFDDALNREASLGNRHGKPCTLILCDLDHFKKVNDTYGHLTGDQVLRAAALAIQDATRSSDAVFRIGGEEFGIILPHVGEAECIRVADRIRDTIAMITLPLTGTLVGGSTARVSASAGVSVHVKNESADAWFHRADDALYRAKHEGRNCTRAAQPGVSADVTSIDAARK; this is encoded by the coding sequence ATGCCGTCTACTCCATCACACCTGTCCTCCAATGCGCGCCAACGTGAGCAGGCCCTGGCTGACCTCGAGCGTTTAAGCCGGGCGTGGCAGAACGACAACGATGTGTTCGCACGTCTATGCCGCCGGTTGATAACAACCCTTGAGCTGAACGAGCTTATCGCCATCTTCGCTGAAGAATTGCGCTCCGTGGTGCCTTTCGACCGACTGACGTATAGCCATTCGATTGCGGGCATACCCATCGAGCTGGCAGCCGGACAAGGCGGAAACCACCGGTGTGAATACAGCCTGACGATGGCGGGAGAGAACTTCGGCACTCTACGGGTCTTCCGCCGCATGCGGTTTGCCGAGCAGGAGCTGACCGTCATCGAGCAAATGCTGGGTAGCGCGATCCATGCGATTCGCAACGGGTGTCACCACGAATCCGTGCGTCGCGCGGCATTGACCGACGTCGTTACGGGCATTCCCAATAAGCGTGCATTCGATGATGCGCTGAATCGAGAGGCCTCTTTGGGCAACCGTCACGGCAAACCCTGCACACTCATTCTTTGCGATCTGGACCATTTCAAAAAGGTCAACGATACCTACGGACATCTGACCGGCGATCAGGTACTGCGTGCCGCAGCCCTGGCCATCCAGGACGCGACCCGCAGTAGCGATGCGGTATTTCGTATCGGCGGAGAAGAATTCGGAATTATATTGCCCCATGTGGGCGAAGCAGAATGCATTCGTGTGGCCGACCGGATCCGCGACACCATCGCGATGATCACTCTACCGCTCACCGGCACGCTAGTTGGCGGCTCGACAGCCCGCGTCAGTGCGAGTGCCGGTGTAAGCGTCCACGTTAAGAACGAATCGGCTGATGCCTGGTTCCATCGGGCGGATGACGCGCTCTATCGCGCGAAGCACGAGGGGCGCAACTGCACGCGAGCGGCGCAGCCTGGTGTATCGGCCGACGTCACCTCCATCGATGCCGCAAGGAAATAG